In Metopolophium dirhodum isolate CAU chromosome 9, ASM1992520v1, whole genome shotgun sequence, the genomic window TATATAATGTCTACACTGAATTACTGTTCTTACAAAATGTGTATTAGCAAAATAAGTCTTACAGTTAATTGTGTTTATGTAATAGGTAAACATTGAGATGTCGTGTAACATAAATGTTACGGTATGAATACTGGGAAAACCTAGGTTTATTCAGTGAAACCTTGAATTTTCCAACCagctatgaaaataaaattatagaaaacaaaataactgtAAGTTAACGTTCCAgaattgttttcattttgaaaataaaatgaacataaaatacatattatggacagaatttgaattttgaatccCAGAAAGTCAAAATCCTGAGATTAGTAACTATAATCTAAGAACGTAGTTTTACAGAAAGCCTAAAAGTGTATGTAGAGTGTAGACCAGGGGTGGCCAACCTTTTCTATATTGTACCGCAGTTTGGCCATCCCTGGCGTAGACCATTATTTTCCAGAAAATTAAATCCCAGAAAGTTTAAATCCtgaaattacttatattatgcattatgcataAATACAAATAGATTAGGGCATTAGGCTAAGGCCCCccctaaaaaaaacaacaatacatttcttaatatatttttaagcttattcaatataattataatttatagacttaGGTATATAGTAAGGCGTTTAAGACGATTTTAAAACTTCTACATGCTtacatgatttttatataaatttaacaaactaTATCTATGGACAGATTACAGGCAAATAAATATACGACCtgaacctataaaataaaaattaatttttcaaattaaagaagTCCAAAACGATCAGTTCTACCTGTAAACCTTTTTTACGAacctttaaaagtttaaaatgtatattataatttataccaaatttatattagaatttatatcgatattaataaaaacaaaaataatttagtgcatTACTTATTCCGAATTTTTTTAGGGCATTCTATCGATGGTAAATGGACATTCCCCCCGCGACTGTTTTCGGTCAAATAGGACATCCCCCCCGCCCCCAGGggcgtaattaggaatttgtCTTAGGGGggatagaaatttttttaaacacaaaatacttagattttcaaGTACAGTGAGGAGTGGTATATGAGTATCCTATTTcatcaaaaatctttaaattaatatataagtacacaaaatgtattaattagtgTTACTTTAAAATTCTAGACAATTTTGTGCCTATACAATATTGTCATAAATTcttcaaaatgtaaatattgaatatattaaaattaaattttacttataaattaaataataattattaaaatattaaatttattttgttcataatatgatataacgtAAACGtatataggttttttttgtaCTGTTAACTTAACCTATAAAAGAATTTCTAATTTTCTTGGCTGTTTAGCCAACTCGTCAATCACATCATCAGGATTTAACACAATTGATTTATGAACATTGAACAGCCATCATGGTTAAACCATTTAATCGATcctgtaattaataaaaattaccaataattatttgaattttaaaataaaataaaactagatTACTAgatacttcaataataatttatcataattcataataatgaaCTTCACAAATTGTGTTACTGAGATATGTTTTAACTCGTTTGAGTACCGAGAACATACGTTCGGAAACCGggaacgtacataatattttcaataacagATTAATATTCGGATAAATTTCTGAATTGCATTCAGTAAGAGCATCAATTCCAGTTTTAGGTATAATCCCACTTCTTTGGAGTTTTGCCCTCCAAAGTCTCAATTCAGCAATTGCATTGTTTTTATCTATTTGCGgtaatacaaaatgtacaatttataacatCAACGGTCAacctcaacaataataattacataaaatgatAACTGTTTCGGCGTATTAGCTGCATTCGCTATATATTCGTTGTTTcttattatcagtattttccATGTGCATACCTATTTATAGATTTCTTtatattaattctatttaatatagtattaacttTGTAGTGATGTCAGCATGACAAAACACATAATcccacaaattaataaatacatatacatattataatataggctctgggggggggatctatccccctcaTCAACCCCACCCCTTAatcaaaaaacgcccaataaaatttgttttaattttttttttatgttttgtagtgaattaacaattaaagataaagttctgaaaatcttcactgcacttctcctaaccaatgtgaatctaacaagaccccaaacaatgAAATCCGCTCTCTGATTTCGGagatctatacatttttaataaatttctaaaaattaaaaatcaagaacgTTTACATACCGATCcatgacttggcaagcgtttttattatttaatatgaaattattttgtttaaataaaataaaaatatataaacatttttttattttcataaatataatagattataaatgtatattatgtttgattcaCTCACCtacttgaaacaataaaaaaaaaagtataaaataaaatataattaataattaataaaaatgccCAAAAATGCtgacataaaaatgattttgtaaaaacatttgattactgattcttttgttatttctaaacacatattttttagcctttgttcatatttatttttttttgttaaaatgtaccagtttggatatttaacaatttaataattgcttttgAATTTGATGCAAGTAGtttagttgatcaaaaatatacatctataatttattatatttatgaaaatatttgagaatattagacaatatgcaaaaaaatgatttcacattaaataatataataatattattaacaagtcaactttaaaaaaaaatggggggaaAGTCCGCAATTCCTATCGAATATCGATATACATTCTTATCAATTCATATTCtgtagtatttattttgttcattttattttctgGGATTTTTATATTCCGACTGTTTCGAAtcctgtaatattattttcggtGATTAAACATTCGACCAATCTACATTCTAATTTTTAACGAATCTTTTTTCGGAAGATAATATGTGCGATGGGTCGGCCACCACGACTGTCCCGGCGCCGCGGCGGTCTGTATGAAAATCCGTTCTGCCAAATAAGTCGACGGAAAGTGATTGGTAACACTGATGCGCTCGTGCGCCGACAATAAATCGGTTGGACGGGCGGACAGATTGTTCGATGGAAGAGAAGAGCGGAATCCCACCCAAAAACGGCAAAAACCGAACTCGCCGTTCCCCCTTCCACATCCCTTTCATTTTCGTTTTGTGTTtgtaaacaacaatattaatcaCTGTTTTCGTTTTTGcgctataatataattctcACGTCCGTCGCACGGTTTTTGATTTGAACGCGTCTGCCGTCCAGCGATGTCGCTCGAGTTCGAGGTTTTCCCGCCCGTGACGGCCGGCCGCCAACGTCGCCACCGCCGCAATGCGTTTGCCGCCGTTTTCGTGTGAGCGGCCGTTCACCACCGGACGACGGTCAACGGGGGCGCCAGTCGAACCGACCGAATTTGAAACGTAATATTTTCACGTCTGGTCGTTCTATCCATTTAAAACCCACTTGCCCATCGACGTGATATCACTCGATGAAAGAACCAACATACCTTGACTGTGAGTGCCATTATTCATTATGTCGATAATCATTATATctacgtctataatattatgtacagactTTATCACCGAGCCAGTACCTATGTATCCGTCTCCAAACGCATCATTGAGTTGACTGTTGGCTTGTTTTCTTATAAAGTTTAGTCTTAATTTGTATACTCACTGAAATACGATATCTATTGGTACCAAACAAACAAAACGCCTATgatgtctaatattatattgatcaatTCGATATAGTTTTGTTTAAGTCACGATGCTCACCATTTTGTCAAGCATAATAGATCCAATGGCCATTTTCAGTACCTACCATGCATTCGTACTTAAACTTACTCATATAAGACTTGGCGAGTTTCACAAGACACAAACTCATTAGCTTATAAaactagtataaaaaaaaaatgttctttgtAGTTTTCTTATAAAACTTATCACTTATATAAACCTAATCGTAGTAGGCACCTGTaacgtttacatttttaagaattaatcACAGCATAAAGCAAAAGAATCTTTATATCCCATTACATATTGATTGCTACCTAATTAGGAGGTTAGGTCTTGGAAAAAGATGCTAATCGGTTCGCACCAGTCATAAGTTgacttaaataatgtatatcaccttacaaaaataagttttaGCTGTATTTCTATTGAATGGGTACCATTTTGACTATATACATGAATATCATTAAGCACAGTCGCACAGATATAATCTACTCAGTAtaccttaatatttatttttaagaggaggctacacccgcatgtgttttttccgtcttacaaatgtacaacatagcaaatactgttttgcgcgggaaagaactgagaaggctacagtcataactaagaaatgAGATTTACACCACATGAAAAgtagaactttggctgtgcaacattgtttttatttttttgatatcacttatatgaaaaaagttcttgctgtttcaaaaaccatttttgtttgtgtttttaaaacttgaaaaacttttttcatacaaatgatatcaaaaaaataaaaagaacattgcacagccaaagttttccttttatgtggtgaaaatctcgtttcttagttataatTGTAGCCTTCTCGGTGCTTTCCCCACGCAAatcagtttttgctatgttgtacatttgtaagacggaaacaacacatgcaggtgttctcttaaatatcaacttacttatttaaaacaaattttcacCATTTTAttctatagtttataaaaaacttttattcttaaaatattttatcttgacATCAGCTATTGAATTAtcatacttaggtacctacctattaggtatattataatattttcttattagatttttttgattgtacatattatatatttacaagaaTTTCTATGCTTGGTCTTGGCTACTTCTTATGAATAAGTATCACCTTtgaatgttgtattatttataattttatgaagtttataaatgtgtaatgcataagcataataataaataaaattagccTGCATAATATAtcctaataaattcataataattgtaggtatattaatttccTAATACcaaatcaaatttacttatatagatacctacttatatattatattatatacatataggtgtatttaatttttaagttataaaatgttaaataacccctaattattattaggttgtTGCttggtttattataaatagggcatggttttaagttttataaaatataattactgagCATAACTTATACAGttttataagattaaaaatgtGGATGATTCCATTTGAAGTCTCGAGAATATTTGATAGGTTAGGGaatgttttgtaaattgtgagaaaaaaatacttttagttcacaaacattttgatgtaacttaccaaaaaactaaaataataacttttttttatggtgCATTGAATTTCTGTTCTATTCttaattcttataattattattggttttccATCTTATATACTTTTACttgaaaaaacttcaaaatcaagTCTTCtaaaaaaaagcatattttagtgttaacttattattatagaatatttttctcACTTTTTAGACGATTTATCGAGAATATTTGTatgtgtttttgaaaatattaggatttaatttaactatttttttgacCTAAAAATCCAGAccctagttataaatatttgattattaggtaggtacatactgtTAAGAACATCTAAATAAACTAAAGTGTACATTTAAGCCTCGATTTAAGCTATGTGTTAACACAAATGATTAATAGCTAAATGTatacttgaaatatttagtttattgaaAAGTAGAGttgctttttaaatattaattaattttattttgctttcaGATTGGGTTTTATTGGATTTGTATTTAGGAGCAATCATTGTATTATTAgaacaataattacaaatttgacAAGTGTTGCTTAACTTgcatcattttaaaatgaataaaaagtatacacatttttttctttgtcaATAACTGGTGTACTAATTGACATGGGTGATAGATTATTTATGGCAATGAGCCGCCGCCGTATATCATGCCCATTGGCTGTTCAACAGCTGTGGGATGCGGTGAAAGTGATACGTTTTCAAAGGCAGGTACCAGATATCGATCGCATCACAAAATATATGACTAAAGTCCACAATATGTCAACAGGTACAacattaaagtttaattataaatacttttttcaaaactaattattttgtgttcaaCAGAGGAAGTGGGAagacaattaaattattgtgttcGAGACGGTCTTTTGATTTTAACCAAAAGAGTTGGTAATAAAGGTTCAAAAGCAGGAGTTGAAACAGAAGGATATAAACTTCCAGAAGAAAAAGTTTGTGACTTatcctatttaaatatattaacatattttactaatttgtaATGTTTTTCTATAGGCTGAAAAAGACAGTCATGATTGGTATTGTTTTCAATGTCACAGTGCTGGAGATGTGATAAGTTGTACATCTTGTTATCGAGTTTTCCATCTTTCATGTATTGAAAAGAAGGACTTGCCAGAAAATGATGTTAAGCATAAGTTCATTTGTAATATATGCAaagtaaatattactattagtgttataattattatttttattatattaaataactatattctTTTAGAATTGTGCTTCAACTAAAGAAGCttgtaaaaagattaaaaaaagcCAGCTCAACAGGCTTCTTTATCATACTACTGGTAGATTAAGAGAAAAAGTAATTATCctcaataaattttaaactaattatttgaaatttgatattagtaatatctataattttattaattagatacCTTTACCATGGTCAGAACGCAAAATTGCCACTACTGCTCCATCAACATATGTTTCAGACAGACTCCAATTTCAGAGTCAACTAAAAGGTAGTGATTTGCATTTTAACATGAAGTGTGCATTAAAAGACAAAGATCCTTGGAGAATAGATCTTCTTATTTTCAAGTAAATTGATTTGGTACTCTTtggctaaaaaatatatttttaatgtttttctttaaattttagaattatagACCTTCAAATGATTGAAGATAAAGCTGATGATGATgagtataaaaatgttgaagagTTCCGAGCAGACATATTAACCTttgttcacaatattattatttttcatggcggtaaattataataacttaaactCTATTCTTTCCTTCATAAAACTAGACAAATTAAACacatataaacatacaattatattctgtattattaatagacttaaacaatttatattgtttttttatatgataaaatttttatttatattatagttcatagCAGTTTAGCTGATTATGGGCGATTAATGTTGAGGGACTGCAATCGAGATTTGGATGAGATAATGAGGTGCCGTTATTGTTACAAATattctatacaaaaaaattctaaattttggTTCTGTAAACCATGTAAGCCCCCACATGAACTAGTGTATGCAAAACAAGAAGATTTTCCATATTGGCCAGCAaaagtatttatagttaaattgagacttaattgtttataatattttattttaaaataatattttaggttttGAAAATTGAAGGTGATATGTATGAAGTAAGATTTTTTGGTAGTGAACACCAACTTGGAATTATTGACAAAACTCAAATACGACCTATATCGGTGAACATTCATACCTTGcaggttaatatttaaaaatattaataatttattataatttaaaaatattttacctacagtttttactaatatatgaaagaaaaacatttgtttatctTTAAAGACTAATGTAGATGTACATTTCAACTTTTCAACtgcattaaataaacatttattttattagtctcAAGGTCGAACTTCTCAATGGAACAAAGCATGTGAGGAATTGCGTCGCCATCAACTTCAATTGGACAAAGTTATATTTGGTCTTGCTGCACAATCATCATCATCTTCCTCCAGTTCGTCTTCAGAAGATGAAGAAGAAACACCTAAACTTAAATTGAGGGTTTCACCCATTCTAAAACGTTATGAAAGGAGAAAGGttaaagaacaaaaaatatcaata contains:
- the LOC132952271 gene encoding zinc finger MYND domain-containing protein 11-like encodes the protein MNKKLFMAMSRRRISCPLAVQQLWDAVKVIRFQRQVPDIDRITKYMTKVHNMSTEEVGRQLNYCVRDGLLILTKRVGNKGSKAGVETEGYKLPEEKAEKDSHDWYCFQCHSAGDVISCTSCYRVFHLSCIEKKDLPENDVKHKFICNICKNCASTKEACKKIKKSQLNRLLYHTTGRLREKIPLPWSERKIATTAPSTYVSDRLQFQSQLKGSDLHFNMKCALKDKDPWRIDLLIFKIIDLQMIEDKADDDEYKNVEEFRADILTFVHNIIIFHGVHSSLADYGRLMLRDCNRDLDEIMRCRYCYKYSIQKNSKFWFCKPCKPPHELVYAKQEDFPYWPAKVLKIEGDMYEVRFFGSEHQLGIIDKTQIRPISVNIHTLQSQGRTSQWNKACEELRRHQLQLDKVIFGLAAQSSSSSSSSSSEDEEETPKLKLRVSPILKRYERRKVKEQKISIKTEAKIETDTEESESKDEVKPVKRKRGRPLSLEKKSSPPKKVVKKSLLIKKTSPENTVEKRPRGRPRKVIEPVIEDSTPVKHLKTKVKSTKENTNASDGIKTSKNASPLKTKSPVKENEVDENITSTTERIKDPDVVEDETVSSSCQDLVRSVKVQTKPISKKPPKSYINKIRAEMESEKRKAIEQLIEQHKEEISLLQENHNIALSEVKKKQWCVNCESEAIYHCCWNTAYCSPKCQLIHWSSEHKRHCRRKR